A window of Mucilaginibacter sp. PAMC 26640 contains these coding sequences:
- a CDS encoding L-glyceraldehyde 3-phosphate reductase, with protein MTYQPAANRYDKMQYRRCGKSGIKLPEISLGLWHNFGHVDVMENFRKILHLAFDSGITHFDLANNYGPPPGSAETNFGKILKEDFAGYRDEMIISTKAGYHMWEGPYGEWGSKKYLVSSLDQSLKRMGLDYVDIFYHHRPDPDTPLEETMGALDLIVRQGKALYAGISNYSAEEADKAIQILKDLGTPCLIHQPKYSMFVRDAEAGLLDVLEKDGVGCIPFSPLAQGLLTNKYLHGIPEDSRAAKSTGFLQTSQVTDEVIDKIKSLNELALQRNQTLAQMALAWLLKDPRVTSVLIGASKPEQLADSLKALDHVEFSSEELAKIETILQ; from the coding sequence ATGACCTACCAACCCGCTGCTAACCGATACGATAAAATGCAATACCGCCGCTGCGGTAAAAGCGGCATAAAGCTGCCTGAAATTTCCCTTGGCCTGTGGCACAACTTCGGCCATGTGGATGTGATGGAGAATTTCCGCAAGATCCTGCACCTGGCTTTTGATAGCGGCATTACCCATTTCGACCTGGCAAACAATTACGGTCCGCCTCCGGGCTCTGCCGAAACCAATTTTGGCAAGATCCTAAAGGAAGACTTCGCAGGTTACCGCGATGAGATGATCATCTCTACCAAAGCAGGCTACCACATGTGGGAAGGACCGTATGGCGAATGGGGATCAAAAAAATACCTGGTATCCAGTCTGGATCAAAGCCTGAAACGCATGGGATTGGATTATGTTGACATTTTTTACCATCATCGCCCGGACCCGGATACACCGCTTGAAGAAACTATGGGAGCGCTTGATCTGATTGTTCGCCAGGGTAAAGCGCTATATGCCGGCATCTCCAACTACAGTGCAGAAGAAGCCGACAAAGCCATTCAGATCCTGAAAGATCTGGGTACGCCGTGCTTAATCCATCAGCCCAAATACAGCATGTTTGTACGCGACGCCGAAGCGGGTTTGCTGGATGTACTGGAAAAAGACGGCGTGGGCTGTATCCCTTTTTCACCATTGGCCCAAGGCCTGCTTACTAATAAATACCTGCATGGCATCCCAGAAGATTCGCGTGCGGCAAAATCCACTGGCTTTTTACAAACCAGTCAGGTGACCGATGAGGTGATTGATAAAATCAAAAGTTTAAACGAACTGGCCCTGCAGCGCAATCAAACGCTGGCACAAATGGCTCTGGCCTGGTTGCTGAAAGACCCCCGCGTTACATCGGTATTGATAGGCGCCAGTAAACCGGAACAACTGGCTGATTCGCTAAAAGCGCTGGATCATGTCGAATTCAGCAGCGAAGAACTGGCAAAGATCGAAACAATATTACAATAG